One Accipiter gentilis chromosome 25, bAccGen1.1, whole genome shotgun sequence genomic region harbors:
- the DEGS2 gene encoding sphingolipid delta(4)-desaturase/C4-monooxygenase DES2, translated as MMPHIDHQAKYPEIKTLMGPDPHLKWIVSGMVFMQFLACYLVKDLSWKWIFFWAYGFGGCINHSLTLAIHDISHNVAFGNKQAKWNRWFAVFANLPIGIPYSASFKKYHIDHHRYLGGDSLDVDIPTDFEGWFFCTPLRKLLWLFLQPLFYSLRPLYVNPKAITRMEIFNALVQFSIDLIIYYLWGLKPIIYLIAGTILCMGVHPISGHFIAEHYMFLKGYETYSYYGPLNWLTFNVGYHMEHHDFPSIPGCRLPMVKKIAAEYYDNLPHHQSWIRVLWDFVFDDAIGPYSRVKRLCKLAKES; from the exons ATGATGCCACATATTGACCAtcagg caAAATATCCAGAGATCAAGACTCTGATGGGACCAGATCCACATTTAAAGTGGATTGTATCTGGAATGGTTTTCATGCAGTTTCTAGCATGCTACCTGGTGAAAGACTTATCTTGGAAATGGATTTTCTTCTGGGCTTATGGTTTTGGGGGTTGCATCAACCATTCACTGACCCTAGCCATCCATGATATTTCACACAACGTCGCCTTTGGGAATAAGCAGGCCAAGTGGAACCGATGGTTTGCAGTCTTTGCCAACTTGCCGATTGGCATCCCTTATTCTGCCTCCTTCAAGAAATACCACATTGACCATCATCGGTACCTTGGTGGGGATAGCCTGGATGTGGACATTCCCACAGACTTTGAGGGTTGGTTTTTCTGTACACCACTTCGGAAACTGCTTTGGCTTTTCCTCCAACCGCTGTTCTATAGTCTGAGACCACTGTATGTGAACCCCAAAGCAATTACACGGATGGAAATTTTTAATGCTCTCGTCCAGTTTTCTATAGACCTTATAATTTACTACCTTTGGGGGCTCAAACCTATTATTTACTTAATAGCAGGTACGATTCTTTGCATGGGTGTACATCCCATTTCTGGGCACTTCATAGCAGAACACTACATGTTCTTAAAAGGGTATGAGACATACTCTTATTATGGACCTCTGAACTGGCTCACCTTTAATGTAGGCTACCACATGGAGCATCACGACTTCCCCAGCATTCCTGGATGCAGATTGCCAATG GTGAAAAAGATTGCAGCAGAATATTACGATAACCTCCCACATCACCAGTCCTGGATTCGAGTTCTGTGGGACTTTGTGTTTGATGACGCTATTGGTCCTTATTCAAGGGTTAAGAGACTATGCAAGCTGGCAAAAGAAAGCTAA